The proteins below are encoded in one region of Pseudomonas ekonensis:
- a CDS encoding STAS domain-containing protein, with translation MSVVTEVSPDGQKLTISIKGRFDFGRHQEFRESYERLSKKPDSIVVDLKEATYLDSSALGMLLLLRDHAGGENSDVRVINSNSDVRKILAISNFDKLFDIA, from the coding sequence ATGTCAGTCGTTACAGAAGTCTCTCCGGATGGGCAAAAGCTGACGATCTCGATCAAGGGTCGGTTCGATTTCGGTCGCCATCAGGAGTTTCGCGAGTCCTATGAGCGGCTCAGCAAGAAACCCGACTCCATTGTGGTGGATCTCAAAGAGGCCACGTACCTCGACAGCTCGGCGCTGGGCATGCTGCTGTTGCTGCGCGACCACGCCGGCGGCGAAAATTCCGACGTGCGGGTGATCAACAGCAATTCGGACGTGCGCAAGATCCTCGCCATTTCCAATTTCGACAAGTTGTTCGACATCGCTTGA
- the fliE gene encoding flagellar hook-basal body complex protein FliE, translating into MSQGIEFNRLMLDMRAMQMDAMSAPKSTAAVPEMAGSSFSDMLGQAINKVSDTQQASTQLANAFEIGKSGVDLTDVMIASQKASVSFQALTQVRNKLVQAYQDIMQMPV; encoded by the coding sequence ATGAGCCAAGGTATTGAATTTAATCGGTTGATGCTGGATATGCGCGCCATGCAAATGGACGCCATGTCTGCGCCGAAATCGACTGCCGCCGTCCCTGAAATGGCGGGCAGCAGCTTTTCCGACATGCTCGGTCAGGCCATCAATAAAGTGAGCGACACCCAGCAGGCCTCGACCCAGCTGGCCAATGCGTTCGAGATCGGCAAGAGCGGCGTCGACCTGACGGACGTGATGATTGCCTCGCAGAAGGCCAGCGTGTCGTTCCAGGCTCTGACCCAGGTGCGCAACAAGCTGGTTCAGGCCTATCAAGACATCATGCAGATGCCGGTTTAA
- a CDS encoding fused response regulator/phosphatase gives MQPQEPLTILIAEDSAADRLLLSTIVRRQGHEVLTAGNGEEALDVFRRQQPQLVLMDAMMPVMDGFEAARRIKALAGETLVPIIFLTSLTESEALARCLDAGGDDFLAKPYNPVILAAKIKAMDRLRRLQATVLEQRDLIARHHDYLINEQRVAKAVFDKVAHSGCLNAPNIRYLQSPYALFNGDLLLAAYTPAGDMHVLLGDFTGHGLPAAVGAMPLAEVFYGMTAKGYGLAETLREMNAKLKRILPVDMFCCATLLCLSAQRRSVEYWNGGLPDGYLHRIATGERTPLAARHLPLGVLSPQAFDDCTEVLPMEVGDRVFLLSDGVIDTCDANDQLFGVERLRQVFAANREPDRLFEDIEQALQAFRGEARDDVSMVEISLLEAAQVHAPVPVYSDSGQSCPLDWSASFEFRGATLKRFNPLPYLLQLLLEVHGLRAQSGALYSVLAELYSNALEHGVLGLDSSLKRDASGFARYYELRNARLDALRDGHVRVHFDVVPQGSGGTLVIRVEDSGNGFDVARVMDRPPDGIRLSGRGVSLVRQLTRSARWSDDGRSVRVEFSWEALA, from the coding sequence ATGCAGCCGCAGGAGCCGTTGACCATCCTGATCGCCGAGGACAGCGCCGCCGACCGCCTGCTGCTCTCGACCATCGTCCGCCGCCAGGGGCATGAGGTGCTGACCGCCGGCAACGGCGAGGAAGCGCTGGACGTGTTCCGTCGCCAGCAGCCGCAACTGGTGCTGATGGACGCCATGATGCCGGTGATGGACGGTTTCGAGGCGGCGCGCCGGATCAAGGCGCTGGCGGGGGAAACCCTGGTGCCGATCATCTTCCTTACGTCGCTCACCGAAAGCGAGGCGCTGGCACGCTGTCTGGATGCCGGTGGCGACGATTTTCTGGCGAAACCCTACAACCCGGTGATCCTCGCCGCCAAAATCAAGGCGATGGATCGCCTGCGCCGCCTCCAGGCCACGGTGCTGGAGCAGCGCGACCTGATCGCCCGGCACCACGATTACCTGATCAACGAGCAGCGGGTGGCCAAGGCGGTGTTCGACAAGGTCGCCCATTCCGGTTGCCTGAATGCGCCGAACATCCGCTACCTGCAATCGCCCTACGCGCTGTTCAACGGCGACCTGCTGCTGGCGGCGTACACGCCGGCCGGCGACATGCATGTGCTGCTCGGGGACTTCACCGGCCACGGCCTGCCGGCGGCGGTCGGCGCCATGCCGCTGGCCGAGGTGTTCTACGGCATGACCGCCAAGGGCTACGGGCTGGCCGAGACCCTGCGGGAAATGAACGCCAAGCTCAAGCGCATCCTGCCGGTGGACATGTTCTGTTGCGCGACCCTGCTGTGCCTGAGCGCGCAGCGCCGCTCGGTGGAGTACTGGAACGGCGGCCTGCCCGACGGCTACCTGCACCGCATCGCCACGGGGGAGCGCACGCCGCTGGCGGCGCGGCATCTGCCGTTGGGCGTGCTCAGCCCGCAGGCCTTCGATGACTGCACCGAGGTGCTGCCGATGGAGGTGGGGGATCGGGTGTTCCTGCTCTCCGACGGGGTGATCGACACCTGCGACGCCAACGACCAGTTGTTCGGCGTCGAGCGGCTGCGGCAGGTGTTTGCGGCCAACCGTGAGCCGGACCGGCTCTTCGAAGACATCGAGCAAGCGCTCCAGGCGTTCCGCGGCGAGGCCCGGGACGATGTCAGCATGGTCGAGATCAGCCTGCTCGAGGCGGCGCAGGTGCACGCGCCGGTGCCGGTCTACTCCGACAGCGGCCAGTCCTGTCCGCTCGACTGGTCGGCGAGCTTCGAGTTCCGGGGCGCGACGCTCAAGCGCTTCAACCCGTTGCCGTACCTGCTGCAGCTATTGCTGGAGGTGCACGGGCTGCGGGCGCAGAGCGGGGCGTTGTACAGTGTGCTGGCCGAGCTGTACTCCAATGCCCTGGAACATGGCGTCCTGGGGCTCGACTCCAGCCTCAAGCGCGATGCCAGCGGGTTTGCGCGTTACTATGAGCTGCGCAACGCCCGGCTCGACGCCCTGCGGGACGGCCATGTGCGGGTGCATTTCGACGTGGTGCCGCAAGGCTCGGGCGGAACCCTGGTGATCCGGGTCGAGGACAGCGGCAACGGGTTCGACGTGGCGCGGGTGATGGATCGGCCCCCGGACGGGATCCGCCTGTCCGGGCGCGGGGTCAGCCTGGTCCGTCAGTTGACGCGCAGCGCCCGTTGGTCGGACGACGGCCGCAGTGTCCGCGTGGAGTTTTCCTGGGAGGCTCTGGCATAA
- the fliI gene encoding flagellar protein export ATPase FliI: MRLERTSFAKRLSTYAEATELAGAPILEGRLLRMVGLTLEAEGLRAAMGTRCMVINDDTYHPSQVEAEVMGFSGNKVFLMPVGSVAGIAPGARVVPLADAGRLPMGMSMLGRVLDGAGRALDGKGGMKAEDWVPMDGPTINPLNRDPISVPLDVGIRCINGMLTVGRGQRLGLFAGTGVGKSVLLGMMTRFTEADIIVVGLIGERGREVKEFIEHILGEEGLKRSVVVASPADDAPLMRMRAAMYCTRIAEYFRDKGKNVLLLMDSLTRFAQAQREIALAIGEPPATKGYPPSVFAKLPKLVERAGNAEKGGGSITAFYTVLSEGDDQQDPIADSARGVLDGHIVLSRRLAEEGHYPAIDIEASISRVMPAVVSPEHMTRAQYFKQLWSRYQQSRDLISVGAYVAGGDRETDLAISLQPQMVRYLRQGLNDSISLGESEAYLETLFAPAAGG; the protein is encoded by the coding sequence ATGCGCCTTGAACGCACCAGTTTCGCCAAGCGCCTGAGCACCTACGCCGAGGCCACCGAGCTTGCCGGTGCGCCGATCCTCGAAGGGCGCCTGCTGCGCATGGTCGGCCTCACCCTCGAGGCCGAGGGGCTGCGGGCCGCCATGGGCACCCGCTGCATGGTGATCAACGACGACACCTACCATCCGTCCCAGGTCGAAGCCGAAGTCATGGGCTTTTCCGGCAACAAGGTCTTCCTGATGCCGGTCGGCAGCGTGGCCGGCATCGCGCCGGGCGCCCGGGTGGTGCCGCTGGCCGATGCCGGCCGCTTGCCGATGGGCATGAGCATGCTCGGCCGGGTGCTGGACGGCGCCGGCCGTGCGCTGGACGGCAAGGGCGGCATGAAGGCCGAAGACTGGGTGCCGATGGACGGCCCGACGATCAACCCGCTCAACCGCGATCCGATCAGCGTGCCGCTGGATGTGGGCATCCGCTGCATCAACGGGATGCTGACGGTGGGCCGCGGCCAGCGCCTCGGCCTGTTCGCCGGTACCGGTGTCGGTAAATCGGTGCTGCTGGGCATGATGACCCGCTTCACCGAGGCGGACATCATCGTCGTCGGCCTGATCGGCGAGCGGGGGCGCGAGGTGAAGGAATTCATCGAGCACATCCTCGGCGAAGAAGGCCTCAAGCGTTCGGTGGTGGTGGCGTCCCCGGCGGACGATGCGCCGCTGATGCGCATGCGCGCCGCCATGTACTGCACGCGCATCGCCGAGTATTTCCGCGACAAGGGCAAGAACGTCCTGCTGCTGATGGACTCGCTGACCCGTTTTGCCCAGGCCCAGCGGGAAATCGCCCTGGCCATCGGCGAACCGCCGGCGACCAAGGGTTACCCGCCGTCGGTGTTCGCCAAGCTGCCGAAGCTGGTGGAGCGCGCCGGCAACGCGGAGAAGGGCGGCGGATCGATCACGGCGTTCTACACCGTGCTGTCCGAGGGCGACGACCAGCAGGATCCGATCGCCGACTCGGCGCGGGGTGTGCTGGACGGGCATATCGTGCTGTCCCGGCGCCTGGCCGAGGAGGGCCATTATCCGGCCATCGACATCGAAGCCTCGATCAGCCGGGTGATGCCGGCGGTGGTGTCGCCGGAGCACATGACCCGTGCGCAGTACTTCAAGCAACTGTGGTCGCGCTATCAGCAGAGCCGCGACCTGATCAGCGTCGGCGCCTACGTGGCCGGCGGCGACCGCGAGACCGACCTGGCGATTTCGCTGCAGCCGCAAATGGTCAGGTACTTGCGTCAAGGCCTGAACGACAGCATCAGCCTGGGCGAAAGCGAAGCCTACCTCGAAACCCTGTTCGCCCCGGCGGCCGGCGGGTAA
- the fliH gene encoding flagellar assembly protein FliH has translation MDKHDDDVTDLIRARDVRGFDTWALPSFDPPPPEPEPEPEPEPPEIEEVPLEEVQPLTLEELESIRQEAYNEGFAIGEKEGFHSTTLKVRQEAEVALAAKVASLEQLMGHLFEPIAEQDTQIEKSLVDLVRHITKQVIQRELAIDSTQIERVMRDALKLLPLGVGNVRLYVNPQDFAQVKALRERHEETWRIVEDETLLPGGCRVETDHSRIDASIETRIAQVMDKLFDQLHEQALHPAAPDLSLDLPEDARPAPAAEPSADAPDAP, from the coding sequence ATGGACAAGCATGACGACGACGTGACGGACCTGATCCGCGCGCGGGATGTCCGCGGTTTCGATACCTGGGCGCTGCCCAGCTTCGATCCGCCGCCGCCGGAACCCGAGCCGGAGCCGGAGCCCGAGCCGCCGGAAATCGAGGAAGTGCCGCTGGAGGAAGTCCAGCCGCTGACCCTGGAAGAACTCGAAAGCATCCGTCAGGAGGCCTACAACGAGGGCTTCGCCATCGGCGAGAAGGAAGGTTTCCACAGCACCACCCTCAAGGTGCGTCAGGAGGCCGAGGTGGCGTTGGCGGCGAAGGTCGCCAGCCTCGAGCAACTGATGGGCCATCTGTTCGAGCCGATCGCCGAGCAGGACACCCAGATCGAGAAGTCGCTGGTCGACCTCGTGCGGCACATCACCAAACAGGTGATCCAGCGCGAACTGGCCATCGACTCGACGCAGATCGAACGCGTCATGCGCGACGCCCTCAAGCTGCTGCCGTTGGGCGTCGGCAATGTGCGGCTGTACGTCAATCCGCAGGACTTCGCCCAGGTCAAAGCGTTGCGCGAGCGCCACGAAGAGACCTGGCGCATCGTCGAGGACGAGACCTTGCTGCCGGGCGGCTGCCGGGTCGAGACCGATCACAGCCGCATCGACGCGAGCATCGAGACCCGCATCGCCCAGGTCATGGACAAACTGTTCGACCAACTGCACGAACAGGCCCTGCACCCGGCCGCGCCGGACCTGAGCCTGGACCTGCCGGAAGACGCCCGGCCGGCGCCCGCCGCCGAGCCGTCCGCGGACGCCCCCGATGCGCCTTGA
- the fliG gene encoding flagellar motor switch protein FliG, translating into MSDNRAAVAKLSRVDKAAILLLSLGSTDAAQVLRHMGPKEVQRVGVAMAQMGNVHREQVEQVMSEFVDIVGDQTSLGVGSDDYVRKMLTQALGEDKANGLIDRILLGGNTSGLDSLKWMEPRAVADVIRYEHPQIQAIVVAYLDPDQAGEVLGNFDHKVRLDIILRVSSLNTVQPAALKELNQILEKQFSGNSNASRTTLGGIKRAADIMNFLDSSIEGQLMDSIREVDEDLSTQIEDLMFVFNNLADVDDRGIQALLREVSSDVLVLALKGSDESVKEKIFKNMSKRAAELLRDDLEAKGPVRVSDVETAQKEILTIARRMAEAGEIVLGGKGGEEMI; encoded by the coding sequence ATGAGTGATAACCGAGCCGCCGTCGCCAAACTGTCCCGGGTCGATAAAGCCGCGATCCTGCTGCTGTCCCTGGGCTCCACCGATGCTGCGCAAGTGCTGCGCCACATGGGCCCCAAAGAGGTTCAGCGGGTCGGTGTGGCCATGGCCCAGATGGGCAACGTCCACCGTGAGCAGGTCGAGCAGGTGATGAGCGAGTTCGTCGACATCGTCGGCGACCAGACCAGCCTGGGCGTCGGCTCCGACGACTACGTGCGCAAGATGCTCACCCAGGCCCTGGGCGAGGACAAGGCCAACGGCCTGATCGACCGCATCCTGCTGGGCGGCAACACCAGCGGCCTGGACAGCCTGAAGTGGATGGAGCCGCGCGCCGTCGCCGACGTGATCCGTTACGAGCACCCGCAGATCCAGGCGATCGTGGTGGCGTACCTGGATCCGGACCAGGCCGGCGAAGTGCTGGGCAACTTCGACCACAAGGTGCGCCTGGACATCATCCTGCGCGTCTCGTCGCTGAACACCGTGCAGCCGGCGGCGCTGAAAGAACTGAACCAGATCCTGGAGAAGCAGTTCTCCGGCAACTCCAACGCTTCGCGCACCACCCTGGGCGGCATCAAGCGTGCGGCGGACATCATGAACTTCCTCGACAGCTCGATCGAAGGCCAGCTCATGGACTCGATCCGCGAGGTCGACGAAGACCTGTCCACGCAGATCGAAGACCTCATGTTCGTGTTCAACAACCTGGCCGACGTCGACGACCGCGGCATCCAGGCGCTGCTGCGCGAAGTGTCTTCCGACGTGCTGGTGCTGGCCCTCAAGGGCTCGGACGAAAGCGTCAAGGAAAAGATCTTCAAGAACATGTCCAAGCGTGCCGCCGAACTGCTGCGCGACGACCTCGAGGCCAAGGGCCCGGTGCGCGTCAGCGACGTGGAGACCGCGCAGAAGGAAATCCTCACCATCGCCCGCCGTATGGCCGAAGCCGGAGAGATCGTGCTCGGCGGCAAGGGCGGCGAGGAAATGATCTAA
- the fliF gene encoding flagellar basal-body MS-ring/collar protein FliF, which yields MAEAVADNVPAKATPIDGKPPLFGLSFLENLSEMTMLRQVGLLVGLAASVAIGFAVVLWSQQPDYRPLYGSLAGMDAKQVMDTLASADIPYTVEPNSGALLVKADDLSRARLKLAAAGVTPSDGNIGFEILDKEQGLGTSQFMEATRYRRGLEGELARTISSLNNVKGARVHLAIPKSSVFVRDERKPSASVLVELYSGRSLEPGQVVAIVNLVATSVPELSKSQITVVDQKGNLLSDQAENSEMTMAGKQFDYSRRMESMLTQRVHNILQPVLGNDRYKAEVSADIDFSAVESTAEQFNPDQPALRSEQSVNEQRTASNGPQGVPGALSNQPPSPASAPQTTGGAQAAAGMVQPGQPLVDANGQQIMDPATGQPMLAPYPADKRQQSTKNFELDRSISHTKQQQGRLNRLSVSVVVDDQVKVNPANGETTRAPWSADELARFTRLVQDAVGFDASRGDSVSVINMPFSADRGEVVADIPFYSQPWFWDIVKQVLGVLFILVLVFGVLRPVLNNITGGGKNKELAALGDVELGGMGGLDGELANDRVSLGGPQSILLPSPSEGYDAQLNAIKSLVAEDPGRVAQVVKEWINADE from the coding sequence ATGGCAGAAGCAGTCGCCGATAACGTTCCGGCCAAGGCCACCCCGATAGACGGCAAACCGCCGCTGTTCGGCCTGTCCTTCCTGGAAAACCTCTCCGAGATGACCATGCTGCGTCAGGTGGGCCTGTTGGTCGGCCTGGCCGCGAGCGTGGCGATCGGCTTTGCCGTGGTGCTGTGGTCGCAGCAGCCGGACTACCGGCCGCTGTACGGCAGCCTCGCCGGCATGGACGCCAAGCAGGTCATGGACACCCTGGCCTCCGCCGACATTCCCTACACCGTCGAGCCGAACTCCGGCGCCTTGCTGGTCAAGGCCGATGACCTGTCCCGTGCGCGACTCAAGCTCGCGGCCGCTGGTGTCACTCCCAGCGACGGCAACATCGGTTTCGAGATCCTCGACAAGGAACAGGGTCTGGGCACCAGCCAGTTCATGGAAGCGACCCGCTACCGTCGCGGCCTGGAAGGCGAGCTGGCACGCACCATCTCCAGCCTGAACAACGTCAAGGGCGCACGTGTTCACCTGGCGATCCCGAAAAGCTCCGTGTTCGTGCGCGACGAGCGCAAGCCAAGCGCCTCGGTGCTGGTCGAGCTGTATTCCGGCCGCTCGCTGGAGCCGGGCCAGGTGGTGGCCATCGTCAATCTGGTGGCGACCTCCGTTCCTGAGCTGAGCAAGTCGCAGATCACCGTCGTCGACCAGAAGGGCAACCTGCTGTCGGATCAGGCGGAAAACTCCGAAATGACCATGGCCGGCAAGCAGTTCGACTACAGCCGCCGCATGGAAAGCATGCTCACTCAGCGCGTGCACAACATTCTGCAGCCGGTGCTGGGCAACGACCGCTACAAGGCCGAAGTGTCGGCCGACATCGACTTCAGCGCCGTCGAGTCCACCGCCGAGCAGTTCAACCCGGATCAGCCGGCGCTGCGCAGCGAGCAGTCGGTCAACGAGCAGCGCACCGCCAGCAACGGCCCGCAAGGCGTGCCGGGTGCCCTGAGCAACCAGCCGCCGTCGCCGGCCTCGGCGCCGCAGACCACCGGCGGCGCCCAAGCGGCCGCCGGCATGGTGCAGCCGGGCCAGCCATTGGTTGACGCCAACGGTCAGCAGATCATGGATCCGGCCACCGGCCAGCCGATGCTCGCGCCGTACCCGGCGGACAAGCGTCAGCAATCCACCAAGAACTTCGAGCTCGACCGTTCCATCAGCCACACCAAGCAGCAGCAGGGTCGCCTGAACCGCCTGTCGGTGTCGGTGGTGGTGGACGATCAGGTCAAGGTCAACCCGGCCAACGGCGAAACCACCCGTGCCCCATGGAGCGCCGACGAATTGGCGCGCTTCACCCGTCTGGTGCAGGACGCCGTCGGCTTCGACGCCAGCCGCGGCGACAGCGTCAGCGTGATCAACATGCCGTTCTCCGCCGATCGCGGCGAAGTGGTCGCCGATATTCCGTTCTACTCGCAGCCTTGGTTCTGGGACATCGTCAAGCAAGTGTTGGGCGTGCTGTTCATCCTGGTGCTGGTGTTCGGTGTGCTGCGTCCGGTGCTCAACAACATCACCGGCGGCGGCAAGAACAAAGAACTGGCGGCCCTGGGCGATGTGGAGCTGGGCGGCATGGGCGGTCTGGACGGCGAGCTGGCCAACGACCGCGTGAGCCTCGGCGGTCCGCAGAGCATTCTGCTGCCGAGCCCGAGCGAAGGCTATGACGCCCAGTTGAACGCAATCAAGAGTCTGGTGGCAGAAGACCCGGGCCGTGTGGCCCAGGTCGTGAAAGAGTGGATTAACGCAGATGAGTGA
- the fliJ gene encoding flagellar export protein FliJ, which produces MALSRAARLAPVVDMAEKAEKTAVQRLGYFQGQVKVAESKLADLQAFRLDYSEQWIVRGSTGVTGQWLLGFQGFLAQLDTAVDQQRQSLNWHQNNLNKARETWQEAFARVEGLRKLVQRYRDEAQRAEDKREQKLLDELSQRLPRHEAF; this is translated from the coding sequence ATGGCCCTGAGTCGAGCCGCGCGCCTGGCGCCGGTGGTGGACATGGCCGAGAAGGCCGAGAAGACCGCCGTGCAGCGCCTGGGCTACTTTCAGGGGCAGGTCAAGGTCGCCGAAAGCAAGCTCGCCGATCTGCAGGCGTTTCGCCTGGACTATTCCGAGCAATGGATCGTGCGGGGCAGCACCGGCGTGACCGGGCAGTGGCTGTTGGGCTTCCAGGGCTTCCTGGCCCAGCTCGACACGGCGGTCGACCAGCAGCGCCAGAGCCTGAACTGGCATCAGAACAACCTGAACAAGGCCCGCGAGACCTGGCAAGAGGCCTTTGCGCGGGTCGAAGGCCTGCGCAAACTTGTACAACGCTACCGCGACGAGGCGCAGCGGGCCGAAGACAAGCGCGAGCAGAAGCTGTTGGACGAACTGTCCCAGCGTTTGCCGCGGCACGAGGCCTTTTGA